Proteins from a genomic interval of Flammeovirgaceae bacterium SG7u.111:
- a CDS encoding arylsulfatase, with protein sequence MKFLRFTLLLILPFALAACGEKKKAEITEVDDEPTKPNIIFIYADDLGYGDVSAYGATELNTPNIDMLANGGVRFTNGYASSATCSPSRYALLTGMYPWRNKNAKILPGTAPLIIDTAQVTIPKLLREEGYHTGIVGKWHLGLGTGFVDWNQRVSPGPNEVGFDYSYIMAATQDRVPTVYIENGDVVGLDPNDPIEVSYKENFEGEPTGKDNPELLKMKWHHGHNQSIVNGIPRIGYMKGGEAAKWVDEDMADNFLAKAQEYVKAHKNEPFFLYYALQQPHVPRTPHPRFVGKSGMGPRGDVIVEADWCIGEFIKTLEAEGLLENTLIVLSSDNGPVLNDGYYDDAVEKLGAHTPAGPLRGGKYSLFEAGTRVPFVTYWKGEITPAVSDAMVTQIDLLASVASLVDTETPSVDSQNLLDAFMGKNQEGREEFVMEATSRTALRKGDWVMIPPYKGPAVSKQVKIELGNTEAYQLYNVKEDIGEQNNLAESNPEKLKEMVTIYEEIRGEQGKAEQLKLE encoded by the coding sequence ATGAAATTTTTAAGATTCACATTATTACTTATTCTACCCTTTGCACTCGCTGCTTGTGGAGAGAAAAAGAAGGCTGAAATAACAGAGGTTGACGACGAGCCGACAAAGCCGAACATTATTTTTATTTATGCCGATGATTTGGGTTACGGAGATGTTAGCGCATATGGCGCAACTGAGTTGAACACTCCTAATATTGATATGTTAGCAAATGGAGGTGTGCGTTTTACCAATGGATATGCATCTTCAGCTACTTGCTCACCAAGTAGATATGCGCTTCTTACAGGTATGTATCCGTGGCGAAACAAAAATGCTAAAATCCTTCCGGGCACAGCTCCTTTGATAATTGATACTGCTCAGGTTACTATTCCTAAGTTGTTGAGAGAAGAGGGATACCATACTGGTATAGTTGGGAAGTGGCATTTGGGATTGGGTACTGGTTTTGTAGATTGGAACCAGCGTGTTTCTCCAGGACCAAATGAAGTTGGTTTTGATTATTCTTACATAATGGCGGCTACTCAAGATCGTGTGCCAACTGTTTACATAGAAAATGGAGATGTTGTAGGACTTGATCCTAATGACCCTATTGAAGTTAGTTACAAAGAAAACTTTGAGGGAGAGCCAACTGGCAAAGACAATCCAGAATTGCTAAAAATGAAGTGGCATCATGGGCATAACCAAAGTATTGTAAATGGGATTCCTCGTATAGGTTATATGAAAGGAGGAGAAGCTGCCAAGTGGGTAGATGAAGATATGGCCGACAATTTCTTGGCAAAAGCTCAAGAATATGTGAAAGCCCATAAAAACGAACCTTTCTTCCTTTATTATGCTTTGCAACAACCACACGTGCCTCGTACACCTCACCCAAGGTTTGTGGGTAAATCTGGAATGGGACCAAGGGGAGATGTGATAGTAGAAGCTGACTGGTGCATTGGTGAATTTATCAAAACGCTAGAGGCGGAAGGCTTGCTCGAAAATACGCTGATAGTCTTGTCAAGCGATAATGGCCCAGTGCTAAACGATGGTTATTATGATGATGCAGTTGAGAAGCTTGGGGCACATACGCCAGCGGGTCCACTTAGAGGTGGGAAATATAGCTTGTTCGAGGCAGGTACTCGTGTTCCATTTGTTACTTATTGGAAAGGGGAAATAACACCAGCGGTATCAGACGCTATGGTTACTCAAATTGACTTGTTAGCTTCTGTGGCCTCGTTAGTAGATACTGAAACTCCTTCAGTGGATAGCCAAAATTTATTGGATGCGTTCATGGGCAAAAACCAAGAGGGTAGGGAAGAGTTTGTGATGGAGGCTACTTCAAGAACTGCATTGCGCAAGGGGGATTGGGTGATGATTCCTCCATACAAAGGTCCTGCTGTAAGCAAACAAGTGAAAATAGAATTAGGCAATACTGAAGCTTATCAGCTTTACAATGTGAAGGAGGATATAGGTGAACAAAATAACTTGGCTGAATCTAACCCTGAGAAGTTGAAAGAAATGGTAACGATATATGAAGAGATAAGAGGAGAGCAAGGGAAAGCAGAACAGCTTAAATTAGAATAG
- the hisA gene encoding 1-(5-phosphoribosyl)-5-[(5-phosphoribosylamino)methylideneamino]imidazole-4-carboxamide isomerase has translation MIEVIPAIDLIDGKCVRLSQGDFNTSKIYSENPLEMAKAFEGIGIKRLHLVDLDGAKHKKVKNLATLQAITSNTNLVVDFGGGIQSNDDLKKVIDAGAEMVTCGSIALKNRPLFEEWLERYGPERIILAADTKDGKIAVHGWQETASVTLDDFISDFLLKGIKYFLCTDISKDGMLSGPAFSLYNQIQINHPSIKLIASGGISNMDDIRQLNTSGIFGVVVGKAYYEGKIALEDFKEFVV, from the coding sequence ATGATAGAAGTAATCCCAGCCATCGACTTAATAGATGGAAAATGCGTGCGCCTAAGTCAAGGCGATTTTAATACCTCTAAAATCTATAGCGAAAACCCGCTTGAAATGGCGAAAGCATTTGAAGGAATTGGGATTAAGCGACTTCACCTTGTTGACCTTGACGGGGCAAAGCATAAGAAAGTAAAAAACCTCGCTACGCTTCAAGCAATCACGTCTAACACTAATTTGGTCGTGGATTTTGGCGGTGGTATTCAGTCAAATGATGACCTTAAAAAGGTAATAGACGCTGGCGCAGAGATGGTTACATGCGGAAGTATAGCCTTGAAAAACAGGCCTCTTTTTGAAGAATGGCTTGAAAGATATGGCCCTGAGAGGATCATATTGGCTGCCGATACTAAGGATGGAAAAATAGCCGTACATGGATGGCAAGAAACCGCTTCCGTCACGTTAGACGATTTCATCTCTGACTTCTTGCTCAAAGGAATCAAGTACTTCTTGTGTACCGATATAAGCAAAGATGGAATGCTTTCTGGCCCTGCATTTAGCCTTTATAACCAAATTCAAATAAACCATCCAAGCATCAAACTGATTGCCAGCGGTGGAATAAGTAATATGGACGATATTCGCCAATTGAACACCAGCGGAATATTTGGCGTAGTAGTAGGAAAAGCCTATTATGAAGGGAAAATAGCACTAGAAGACTTCAAAGAATTTGTAGTTTAG
- a CDS encoding PAS domain-containing protein yields the protein MDFPNRRRNKIIGFAHPLHSWDVIALNSMDYLSQTEHGEDLLFISNFCKNHGWDNYIDFFSLLREGKTIVITDKHTNLVWVSSNFSKMTGYFLDEVKGMRPPELLHGEETSEELKTKIRERLQNRKRVKAEIVNYRKNGERYICLLDIRPVINFNGDVVNFLAIEHEKPIG from the coding sequence ATGGATTTCCCCAACAGAAGAAGAAATAAGATTATAGGCTTTGCGCACCCGTTACATAGCTGGGACGTAATTGCCCTCAACTCCATGGACTACTTGAGCCAAACGGAACACGGAGAAGACCTTCTTTTTATTTCTAACTTTTGTAAAAACCATGGATGGGACAATTACATAGACTTTTTCAGCCTGCTGAGGGAGGGCAAAACCATTGTGATCACCGACAAGCACACAAATTTGGTTTGGGTAAGTAGCAACTTTAGCAAAATGACAGGCTACTTTTTGGATGAAGTGAAAGGGATGCGCCCTCCAGAACTATTGCATGGTGAGGAGACAAGTGAAGAATTAAAAACCAAGATTCGTGAGCGCCTTCAGAACCGCAAAAGGGTAAAAGCCGAAATAGTTAACTACAGGAAAAATGGGGAGCGGTACATCTGCTTACTTGATATTAGACCTGTGATCAACTTCAATGGGGATGTAGTAAACTTTTTAGCCATTGAACATGAAAAGCCAATTGGGTAA
- a CDS encoding glycosyltransferase family 39 protein produces the protein MNKLGSILYTYRYHFFFLIAAIIYLIYMVIDVIEIDSAQYAAQSMEMFMSKSYLHVFLRGKDYLDKPPMLFWLASSSFNLFGISNFTYKLPAVLVGILGIYSTYKFTELWYGKKKALIAGLIQATAQATMLVVNDVRTDGILTAFVIFGIWQLSAFLQKKKLHFLVGGAVGIACALMSKGPIALVIPIAAFSIDFILKREWKLFFKLEWLLFLLLVGVLLAPMLYGLYTQFDLHPEKEVYGLKGPSGIKFFFWTQSFGRITGDNYWSDNTTFFYFFHTILWDFQPWVIFFIIAFISKTINIFKQGFRISQKQEYISYAGFLFPFLAMSTSSFKLPHYIFPLLPLAAIITADFLGDLWDKKSIWLKRLARIQFGIMHLFFLLAAINFILFFPPESVMLPAVIALFFVLFWIAFLKINDWLEKLVVITAIAILGFNLLMSVNFYPNLMKYQGSSLAGRFIREGQKEDVYWYKAVGTSLDFYARKVVPKIEDEEIEQLAKGAWVYTTDEGLKGLKPLGVEFDTVKTFPGYPVSQLSIHFLKQNTRQEQLHTYYLLEKK, from the coding sequence ATGAACAAATTGGGATCAATACTTTATACCTATAGGTATCATTTCTTTTTTCTGATAGCAGCTATTATTTACCTCATCTACATGGTCATAGACGTGATCGAAATAGATTCGGCACAATACGCCGCCCAATCTATGGAAATGTTTATGAGCAAAAGCTACTTACATGTTTTCTTGAGGGGAAAAGATTACCTTGACAAGCCTCCTATGCTGTTTTGGCTTGCCTCCTCTTCTTTCAATTTATTTGGGATCAGCAATTTCACTTACAAGCTCCCTGCCGTGTTAGTAGGAATCCTAGGCATATATTCCACTTACAAATTTACAGAGCTTTGGTATGGGAAAAAGAAAGCGCTGATAGCCGGCCTTATTCAGGCTACAGCTCAAGCGACCATGCTGGTAGTAAACGATGTAAGGACCGACGGTATTTTAACCGCTTTCGTTATCTTCGGCATTTGGCAACTCTCAGCTTTTCTGCAAAAGAAAAAACTCCATTTTTTGGTTGGAGGGGCTGTCGGCATTGCTTGCGCACTTATGTCCAAAGGACCTATTGCGCTCGTCATTCCCATCGCCGCATTTTCTATCGACTTCATCCTCAAACGAGAGTGGAAGCTCTTCTTCAAGCTAGAATGGTTGCTGTTTTTACTTCTTGTAGGAGTATTGCTAGCACCAATGCTATACGGGCTTTACACCCAATTTGACCTGCATCCCGAAAAAGAAGTATATGGGCTGAAAGGACCTTCGGGTATCAAATTTTTCTTTTGGACACAAAGTTTTGGGCGGATAACAGGCGATAATTATTGGAGCGACAATACTACATTTTTTTATTTCTTCCACACCATCTTGTGGGATTTCCAGCCTTGGGTGATCTTTTTCATCATAGCTTTCATCTCAAAAACCATAAATATTTTTAAGCAGGGATTCCGAATCTCGCAAAAGCAAGAATACATTAGCTATGCAGGCTTTTTGTTCCCATTTTTAGCGATGTCTACCTCAAGCTTTAAGCTGCCTCACTACATCTTCCCCCTCCTGCCCTTGGCGGCCATTATTACCGCCGACTTCTTAGGTGACTTGTGGGATAAAAAAAGCATTTGGCTCAAAAGGCTTGCTCGAATCCAGTTTGGAATCATGCACCTCTTTTTCCTTTTGGCAGCCATCAATTTCATCTTGTTTTTCCCGCCAGAATCAGTTATGCTTCCGGCAGTGATCGCCCTATTTTTCGTACTCTTCTGGATCGCATTTTTAAAAATAAACGATTGGTTGGAAAAACTTGTGGTCATTACCGCCATTGCCATCCTTGGGTTCAACCTACTTATGTCTGTGAACTTTTACCCAAACCTCATGAAATACCAAGGAAGCTCTTTGGCAGGAAGATTCATCAGAGAAGGACAAAAAGAGGATGTGTATTGGTACAAAGCAGTGGGGACCAGCTTGGATTTTTACGCAAGAAAAGTAGTACCCAAAATAGAAGACGAAGAAATAGAGCAATTGGCAAAAGGAGCTTGGGTCTACACAACTGATGAAGGGCTGAAAGGCCTAAAGCCCTTAGGAGTTGAATTTGATACTGTGAAGACTTTTCCTGGCTACCCAGTTTCCCAGCTCAGTATCCATTTCCTAAAGCAAAACACTCGGCAAGAACAATTACACACTTACTATTTACTCGAAAAGAAATAA
- a CDS encoding glycosyltransferase family 2 protein: MKLSIIIPAYNEENTIENILQKLSEVELINNIEKELIVVNDCSADNTEGVAKAFIQANPSLNIQYYKHEVNKGKGAALHTGIQNASGDYLVVQDADLEYDPREFNYLLQPVVDGFADVVYGSRFMGGNPHRILFFWHSIGNKILTFWSNMFTNLNLTDMETCYKLINAEMAKSLILKENRFGFEPEVTAKLARIKGIRIYEVGISYYGRTYAEGKKINWKDGFRALYCVLKYGLFNR; the protein is encoded by the coding sequence ATGAAACTATCAATTATTATCCCAGCGTACAACGAAGAAAATACTATTGAAAATATTCTTCAAAAGCTTTCGGAAGTAGAGTTAATCAATAATATTGAGAAAGAACTGATAGTGGTGAACGACTGCTCGGCAGATAACACAGAAGGCGTAGCGAAAGCCTTTATCCAAGCCAACCCGTCGCTCAATATCCAGTATTATAAGCACGAGGTAAACAAAGGAAAAGGAGCTGCCCTGCATACGGGAATACAAAACGCTAGTGGAGATTATTTGGTGGTACAAGATGCCGACCTTGAATACGACCCTCGCGAGTTCAACTACCTACTACAGCCTGTGGTGGATGGCTTTGCCGACGTGGTATATGGATCTAGGTTTATGGGCGGAAACCCTCACCGCATCCTTTTCTTCTGGCATTCTATAGGGAACAAAATCCTCACTTTTTGGTCGAACATGTTCACCAACCTCAACCTCACCGATATGGAGACTTGCTACAAACTGATCAATGCAGAAATGGCAAAATCTCTTATATTAAAAGAAAACCGCTTCGGCTTCGAACCAGAAGTAACCGCCAAACTTGCCCGCATCAAAGGTATCCGCATTTACGAAGTAGGTATTTCCTACTATGGCCGTACCTACGCCGAGGGCAAGAAAATAAACTGGAAAGATGGTTTCAGGGCACTATATTGTGTGCTTAAATATGGATTGTTTAATAGGTAA
- a CDS encoding NTP transferase domain-containing protein — MKIEEIPLKGLVLAGGKSRRMQKDKGLLNYHGLPQREFAYRLLETVCDEVFLSVAKKLPEGAVHMKFLVDFEKGLGPIGALLTAFEYDPDSAWLVLACDMPLVGKSNLEELISKRNPQKPATAFLGEEGMPEPLFSIWEPNSFAPLKKAKESGKLSPRKLLATIGAELARPSDAGFLANANTPEDFKNLSASLGLGGQQ, encoded by the coding sequence ATGAAAATAGAAGAAATACCCTTAAAGGGGCTGGTGCTAGCAGGAGGAAAGAGCAGGCGCATGCAAAAGGATAAAGGCTTGCTCAATTACCACGGTTTGCCCCAGCGGGAATTTGCCTACCGCTTGCTAGAAACGGTGTGCGATGAAGTGTTTTTGTCCGTAGCCAAAAAATTGCCTGAAGGGGCTGTGCACATGAAGTTTTTGGTAGACTTTGAAAAAGGATTAGGACCAATAGGCGCTCTGCTCACTGCTTTTGAATACGATCCAGATTCGGCTTGGCTGGTACTCGCTTGCGATATGCCCTTGGTGGGCAAGTCAAATTTGGAAGAACTGATTTCCAAGCGAAACCCTCAAAAACCAGCAACGGCTTTTTTAGGAGAGGAAGGCATGCCTGAGCCGTTGTTTTCTATTTGGGAACCAAACTCCTTTGCCCCTCTAAAAAAAGCAAAAGAGAGCGGAAAGCTTTCGCCCCGCAAACTACTTGCAACTATTGGGGCAGAACTTGCGAGGCCGAGCGATGCTGGTTTCTTGGCGAATGCCAATACTCCCGAAGACTTCAAAAACCTTTCGGCTTCGTTGGGGCTTGGCGGGCAGCAGTAA
- the moaC gene encoding cyclic pyranopterin monophosphate synthase MoaC: MNDKDKKLSHLDAKGNPAMVNVSEKKVSLRMATARSEVKVGEEILSLLQGNELYTKKGAVFQTAVIAGTMAAKKTGDLIPLCHPIGLEDCKIHISNDGIDTVQIDCTTVITAKTGVEMEALVGASVAALTIYDMCKAMSHDIIIKETKLMEKTGGKKDFRR; encoded by the coding sequence ATGAACGACAAGGATAAAAAACTCTCCCACCTAGATGCAAAAGGCAATCCGGCGATGGTGAATGTGAGTGAGAAGAAAGTGAGCTTACGCATGGCTACGGCCAGGTCGGAAGTGAAAGTAGGTGAAGAAATCCTTTCCCTGCTCCAAGGAAACGAGCTTTACACCAAAAAAGGTGCAGTATTCCAAACAGCAGTAATTGCCGGGACAATGGCAGCTAAGAAAACGGGCGATCTCATTCCCCTTTGTCACCCAATAGGTCTGGAAGATTGCAAGATCCATATTTCCAACGACGGGATAGATACCGTCCAAATCGATTGCACTACCGTGATCACGGCCAAAACTGGAGTGGAAATGGAAGCTTTAGTAGGCGCTTCGGTCGCAGCACTTACCATTTACGATATGTGCAAAGCGATGTCCCACGATATAATTATAAAGGAAACCAAGTTGATGGAGAAAACTGGAGGTAAAAAAGATTTTAGGAGATGA
- a CDS encoding NfeD family protein, with protein sequence MLETIAILGLIIFIVAFFGLRKILFGENSLLKNREDIRALITGGSLTTDIDKAEGLVGMTGKAQTVLRPVGKVLVGDNLYEAATGGEFIDKGKKIKVMGKSMGTLKVREIEE encoded by the coding sequence ATGCTAGAAACTATTGCAATACTGGGCTTAATCATTTTCATCGTAGCTTTTTTCGGGTTAAGAAAAATCTTATTTGGCGAAAACTCTCTGCTCAAAAACAGAGAAGACATACGGGCACTCATTACAGGAGGCTCACTTACTACCGACATCGACAAAGCGGAAGGGTTGGTTGGGATGACGGGCAAAGCCCAAACAGTGCTGAGGCCCGTAGGAAAGGTTCTGGTGGGCGACAATCTTTATGAAGCAGCAACGGGAGGGGAATTCATTGATAAGGGCAAAAAGATAAAGGTGATGGGCAAAAGCATGGGTACACTTAAAGTACGAGAGATTGAGGAATGA
- a CDS encoding DUF4249 domain-containing protein translates to MKNRIINSLLFLVVMTAFGACALEKTIELDLKQTEKKLIIDALLTDSPDKTPYVILSNTVDFYTTGRTPRVSDADVVIVDNLGNEFVMEEQEDAPGVYTNDFRGVIGRTYTLSVTYEGQIYESTETLARVTAIDSLTWSIDPDELEDPEDEGYFYEMLLYTTEPTETEDFYLFKFYRNDSIMNFDGEGVFFSDDEYLSENIEGVTGPGYYREGDKGTMEMYSMSRSGFVYFQDMDMNLNNDGGMFGPIPANSRNNLSNGALGFFLVSAVSIDSIRIGE, encoded by the coding sequence ATGAAAAATAGAATAATAAATAGTTTGCTATTCTTGGTGGTAATGACAGCCTTTGGCGCTTGTGCCTTAGAAAAAACCATAGAGCTTGACCTGAAGCAAACCGAGAAAAAGTTGATCATTGATGCTTTGCTAACGGACTCCCCTGACAAGACCCCTTATGTGATCCTTTCAAACACAGTTGATTTTTATACAACTGGAAGGACACCAAGGGTAAGCGATGCCGATGTGGTGATCGTTGACAATTTGGGCAACGAGTTTGTGATGGAGGAGCAAGAAGATGCTCCTGGTGTATATACAAATGACTTTAGAGGTGTAATAGGCAGAACCTATACGCTTTCAGTAACCTACGAAGGTCAAATTTATGAATCGACTGAAACGCTGGCAAGAGTTACAGCTATTGATAGCTTGACATGGAGCATTGACCCTGACGAACTGGAAGATCCAGAAGACGAAGGTTATTTTTATGAAATGTTGTTGTACACTACAGAGCCAACTGAAACGGAGGATTTTTACCTCTTCAAGTTCTACAGGAACGATAGCATCATGAATTTTGATGGAGAAGGGGTTTTCTTTTCAGACGATGAATACCTTTCTGAAAACATAGAAGGGGTTACAGGACCAGGCTATTACCGCGAAGGCGATAAAGGGACAATGGAAATGTACAGTATGTCCAGAAGTGGGTTTGTCTATTTCCAAGATATGGACATGAACCTCAATAACGATGGTGGGATGTTTGGTCCAATTCCAGCTAACAGCAGAAACAATCTAAGCAATGGAGCATTAGGCTTCTTTTTGGTTTCGGCAGTGTCAATTGATTCAATTAGAATTGGCGAATAA